In Chanodichthys erythropterus isolate Z2021 chromosome 11, ASM2448905v1, whole genome shotgun sequence, a single window of DNA contains:
- the LOC137031111 gene encoding leukotriene B4 receptor 1-like has protein sequence MQNHSGSSLNSTSWTTVDLVSSGLMSLCFMIGVPGNVAVILFIVQHFKKENFTVQLMLNLAAADILCLITLPLWIYEVLNSIDQLTCKLFTALVYCSMYSSVITVTMLSVYRCLRVRHPQLWSRMSRRRERLLLFCGWALSLLFSCPAVLTQEIIKSESKMECERNLDSNAKLIVALIESLLGFLLPFTIMLTSYYYLHKLTTQGAFRQSYRPTKLVTRIVIIFFIFWAPHQIIKLEEICAFFFKSQPILSPVGDIAGSLMFINSCVNPFLYAFSSKSLNQHKKPVESRRTKGSQHSQSDHSRAVKSSLNPSKT, from the coding sequence ATGCAGAACCACAGCGGTTCCAGTTTAAACTCCACCAGCTGGACGACCGTTGATCTGGTCAGCagtggtctgatgagtctctgCTTCATGATTGGAGTTCCTGGTAATGTTGCAGTAATTCTTTTCATAgttcaacatttcaaaaaggaaaatttcaCCGTTCAACTGATGCTGAATCTGGCAGCTGCAGACATCTTGTGTTTGATAACCCTGCCTCTGTGGATCTACGAGGTCCTAAACAGCATTGACCAATTAACCTGCAAGCTTTTCACAGCACTCGTCTACTGCAGTATGTACTCAAGTGTGATTACAGTAACTATGCTGAGTGTTTATCGTTGTTTACGGGTTCGGCATCCACAGCTGTGGTCCAGAATGAGCAGAAGAAGAGAGAGATTGCTGCTGTTCTGTGGCTGGGCTCTGTCACTGCTTTTCTCTTGTCCTGCTGTACTTACACAAGAGATCATTAAAAGTGAATCCAAAATGGAGTGTGAAAGAAACCTGGATTCAAATGCCAAGCTCATTGTTGCTTTAATAGAGTCGCTGCTTGGATTTCTTCTTCCGTTCACAATCATGTTGACTTCATATTATTACTTGCATAAACTGACCACACAGGGAGCGTTCAGACAGAGCTACAGACCAACCAAACTGGTGACCCGGATTGTCatcattttcttcattttttgggCTCCGCACCAAATAATAAAATTAGAAGaaatttgtgcatttttttttaaatcacagcCAATTCTATCTCCTGTCGGTGACATTGCTGGAAGTCTTATGTTCATCAACAGTTGTGTGAATCCATTCCTCTATGCTTTTTCCTCAAAGAGTTTAAATCAGCACAAAAAGCCAGTGGAGTCCAGGAGAACTAAAGGCTCACAACACTCCCAGAGCGATCATTCAAGAGCTGTGAAGAGCTCACTGAACCCTAGTAAAACCTGA
- the LOC137030631 gene encoding leukotriene B4 receptor 1-like: MQNHSGSSLNSTSWTTVDLVSSGLMSLCFMIGVPGNVAVILFIVQHFKKENFTVQLMLNLAAADILCLITLPLWIYEVLNSIDQLTCKLFTALVYCSMYSSVITVTMLSVYRCLRVRHPQLWSRMSRRRERVLLFCGWALSLLFSCPAVLTQEIIKGESKMECERNLDSNAKLIVALIESLLGFLLPFTIMLTSYYYLHKLTTQGAFRQSYRPTKLVTRIVIIFFIFWAPHQIIKLEEICAFFFKSQPILSPVGDIAGSLMFINSCVNPFLYAFSSKSLNQHKKPVESRRTKGSQHSQSDHSRAVKSSLNPSKT, from the coding sequence ATGCAGAACCACAGCGGTTCCAGTTTAAACTCCACCAGCTGGACGACCGTTGATCTGGTCAGCagtggtctgatgagtctctgCTTCATGATTGGAGTTCCTGGTAATGTTGCAGTAATTCTTTTCATAgttcaacatttcaaaaaggaaaatttcaCCGTTCAACTGATGCTGAATCTGGCAGCTGCAGACATCTTGTGTTTGATAACCCTGCCTCTGTGGATCTACGAGGTCCTAAACAGCATTGACCAATTAACCTGCAAGCTTTTCACAGCACTCGTCTACTGCAGTATGTACTCAAGTGTGATTACAGTAACTATGCTGAGTGTTTATCGTTGTTTACGGGTTCGGCATCCACAGCTGTGGTCCAGAATGAGCAGAAGAAGAGAGAGAGTGCTGCTGTTCTGTGGCTGGGCTCTGTCACTGCTTTTCTCTTGTCCTGCTGTACTTACACAAGAGATCATTAAAGGTGAATCCAAAATGGAGTGTGAAAGAAACCTGGATTCAAATGCCAAGCTCATTGTTGCTTTAATAGAGTCGCTGCTTGGATTTCTTCTTCCGTTCACAATCATGTTGACTTCATATTATTACTTGCATAAACTGACCACACAGGGAGCGTTCAGACAGAGCTACAGACCAACCAAACTGGTGACCCGGATTGTCatcattttcttcattttttgggCTCCGCACCAAATAATAAAATTAGAAGaaatttgtgcatttttttttaaatcacagcCAATTCTATCTCCTGTCGGTGACATTGCTGGAAGTCTTATGTTCATCAACAGTTGTGTGAATCCATTCCTCTATGCTTTTTCCTCAAAGAGTTTAAATCAGCACAAAAAGCCAGTGGAGTCCAGGAGAACTAAAGGCTCACAACACTCCCAGAGCGATCATTCAAGAGCTGTGAAGAGCTCACTGAACCCTAGTAAAACCTGA